One Schistocerca cancellata isolate TAMUIC-IGC-003103 chromosome 1, iqSchCanc2.1, whole genome shotgun sequence genomic region harbors:
- the LOC126091544 gene encoding uncharacterized protein LOC126091544 isoform X1 yields the protein MTAACCSATRRRAADTLMLLLLFLPLLNVTSGTKETEEEDVYKVLLPSSQTFLKKHVQDISSYQDPKAVEKENFVAVVHQAGVTFVHKRAISSSELNLSELNSVQSNNEHSDSDSSRKASVFHEQFITPLSADPEKLLNPNKEHPSLQVVNTAAMRKNVFETSVNAPVLKKVGDKSVFLYNLNSNTKSERFKEVDSEFQYGFRNRNSHSLKKNKRSVITLGDSETVQTVDCVNRSSVNSTCGNDGRFNFVPGSDDSSRTASNIQLNNTSSDRNRKSVKDFSMFTQSRLTLPFQKKKLVDITDSGMGYRSPSTIDSSQKHQPPSGNSSETSATAGRSINISYSIPSVKSAGRLSATTIPPEGLDAASITGITVGLVVFLGIVGAMCFILYKRRNQNKPQTLSDKSSNPDSSVYIEESSDDSEEMYSLDNDSFLNSLEAMTIQNYWTENVKHTKL from the exons TTATGCTGTTGCTGCTCTTTTTACCATTGCTGAATGTAACATCTGGAACCAAGGAGACAGAAGAGGAAGATGTGTACAAAGTCTTACTACCATCTAGTCAGACATTCTTGAAAAAGCATGTACAAGACATATCCAGTTACCAAGATCCAAAGGCTGTGGAGAAAGAGAATTTTGTTGCTGTCGTACATCAAGCAGGAGTTACATTTGTCCATAAAAGAGCTATATCAAGCAGTGAACTGAATTTATCAGAGCTTAATTCTGTACAGTCTAATAATGAGCACAGTGACAGTGATTCCAGTAGGAAAGCAAGTGTCTTCCACGAACAATTCATTACTCCACTTTCTGCTGACCCAGAAAAACTATTGAACCCAAATAAGGAACACCCAAGTTTACAAGTTGTAAATACTGCAGCAATGCGGAAGAATGTGTTTGAAACAAGTGTAAATGCCCCAGTATTAAAGAAAGTTGGAGACAAAAGTGTATTTTTGTACAACCTAAATTCGAACACAAAAAGTGAAAGATTTAAGGAAGTGGACAGTGAATTTCAGTATGGTTTCCGAAACAGAAATTCTCATAGTTTGAAGAAGAACAAGAGGTCTGTCATTACCCTTGGTGATTCAGAAACTGTACAGACAGTGGACTGTGTGAACAGATCATCAGTAAATAGCACTTGTGGAAATGATGGTAGGTTTAACTTTGTGCCTGGCAGTGATGATTCCAGCAGAACTGCAAGTAATATTCAACTGAACAATACTTCCAGTGACAGAAATCGTAAAAGCGTGAAAGACTTCAGCATGTTTACGCAATCAAGACTGACATTGCCATTTCAAAAAAAGAAGTTAGTTGATATTACAGATAGCGGTATGGGTTACAGATCACCATCAACTATTGATTCTTCTCAGAAACATCAACCACCTTCAGGAAACAGCAGTGAAACCAGCGCAACTGCAGGCAGATCAATAAACATATCATACTCGATCCCCAGTGTGAAATCAGCTGGAAGACTATCAGCTACAACCATCCCTCCTGAAGGTCTGGATGCTGCATCAATAACAGGAATTACTGTGGGATTAGTTGTCTTCCTTGGCATAGTAG GTGCCATGTGCTTCATTCTTTATAAGCGGAGGAACCAAAACAAACCACAGACGCTGAGTGACAAAAGCAGCAACCCTGATTCcagtgtatacatcgaagaaagCTCT GATGACTCAGAGGAAATGTATAGTTTAGATAATGATTCTTTCTTGAATAGTCTAGAAGCCATGACTATCCAGAACTACTGGACAGAAAATGTCAAACATACCAAACTATAG
- the LOC126091544 gene encoding uncharacterized protein LOC126091544 isoform X2, with protein sequence MLLLLFLPLLNVTSGTKETEEEDVYKVLLPSSQTFLKKHVQDISSYQDPKAVEKENFVAVVHQAGVTFVHKRAISSSELNLSELNSVQSNNEHSDSDSSRKASVFHEQFITPLSADPEKLLNPNKEHPSLQVVNTAAMRKNVFETSVNAPVLKKVGDKSVFLYNLNSNTKSERFKEVDSEFQYGFRNRNSHSLKKNKRSVITLGDSETVQTVDCVNRSSVNSTCGNDGRFNFVPGSDDSSRTASNIQLNNTSSDRNRKSVKDFSMFTQSRLTLPFQKKKLVDITDSGMGYRSPSTIDSSQKHQPPSGNSSETSATAGRSINISYSIPSVKSAGRLSATTIPPEGLDAASITGITVGLVVFLGIVGAMCFILYKRRNQNKPQTLSDKSSNPDSSVYIEESSDDSEEMYSLDNDSFLNSLEAMTIQNYWTENVKHTKL encoded by the exons ATGCTGTTGCTGCTCTTTTTACCATTGCTGAATGTAACATCTGGAACCAAGGAGACAGAAGAGGAAGATGTGTACAAAGTCTTACTACCATCTAGTCAGACATTCTTGAAAAAGCATGTACAAGACATATCCAGTTACCAAGATCCAAAGGCTGTGGAGAAAGAGAATTTTGTTGCTGTCGTACATCAAGCAGGAGTTACATTTGTCCATAAAAGAGCTATATCAAGCAGTGAACTGAATTTATCAGAGCTTAATTCTGTACAGTCTAATAATGAGCACAGTGACAGTGATTCCAGTAGGAAAGCAAGTGTCTTCCACGAACAATTCATTACTCCACTTTCTGCTGACCCAGAAAAACTATTGAACCCAAATAAGGAACACCCAAGTTTACAAGTTGTAAATACTGCAGCAATGCGGAAGAATGTGTTTGAAACAAGTGTAAATGCCCCAGTATTAAAGAAAGTTGGAGACAAAAGTGTATTTTTGTACAACCTAAATTCGAACACAAAAAGTGAAAGATTTAAGGAAGTGGACAGTGAATTTCAGTATGGTTTCCGAAACAGAAATTCTCATAGTTTGAAGAAGAACAAGAGGTCTGTCATTACCCTTGGTGATTCAGAAACTGTACAGACAGTGGACTGTGTGAACAGATCATCAGTAAATAGCACTTGTGGAAATGATGGTAGGTTTAACTTTGTGCCTGGCAGTGATGATTCCAGCAGAACTGCAAGTAATATTCAACTGAACAATACTTCCAGTGACAGAAATCGTAAAAGCGTGAAAGACTTCAGCATGTTTACGCAATCAAGACTGACATTGCCATTTCAAAAAAAGAAGTTAGTTGATATTACAGATAGCGGTATGGGTTACAGATCACCATCAACTATTGATTCTTCTCAGAAACATCAACCACCTTCAGGAAACAGCAGTGAAACCAGCGCAACTGCAGGCAGATCAATAAACATATCATACTCGATCCCCAGTGTGAAATCAGCTGGAAGACTATCAGCTACAACCATCCCTCCTGAAGGTCTGGATGCTGCATCAATAACAGGAATTACTGTGGGATTAGTTGTCTTCCTTGGCATAGTAG GTGCCATGTGCTTCATTCTTTATAAGCGGAGGAACCAAAACAAACCACAGACGCTGAGTGACAAAAGCAGCAACCCTGATTCcagtgtatacatcgaagaaagCTCT GATGACTCAGAGGAAATGTATAGTTTAGATAATGATTCTTTCTTGAATAGTCTAGAAGCCATGACTATCCAGAACTACTGGACAGAAAATGTCAAACATACCAAACTATAG